One genomic region from Oncorhynchus gorbuscha isolate QuinsamMale2020 ecotype Even-year linkage group LG13, OgorEven_v1.0, whole genome shotgun sequence encodes:
- the LOC123993300 gene encoding protocadherin alpha-C2-like isoform X3, whose protein sequence is MEAHCVLQPWKRYVSVFILFSATMNTLSAVTHYSIPEEMEEGSVVANLAADLGLDVKTLSRRKMRLDIIANKKYLDVNKETGELYIVEKIDREYLCASKTATTCFLKLDATIENPIRIFNIELEIMDINDNAPSFRRDSIHLDISESTPTGERFSLNNAVDSDVGTNSVKTYYLSESEHFNIEVQTGRDGSKFADLILKKTLDREEQAVHNLILTAVDGGVPARSGTANIIVRVLDTNDNAPQFEKDNYNINIMENYPFGSLVVKLNATDIDDGTNSDIVYSFSLYTSEKAQGTFSLNPTNGEIRVKEMINYEDFRIYDMEVIATDKGTNSLSGQCKLTILVTDMNDNHPEISIKSFQSPVKEDIAVDTVIAVVSVSDKDSGDNGIVDIRIADKLPFALRESSDNYYELVVSEPLDREKVPEYEITFTVTDRGSPPLSDNETMTLELLDVNDNVPQFPQSFYTIPVMENNAPGALLSSLTAFDPDLHENQYLVYFIIEKEIVNTSMSMLFSINPENGNLYALKTFDYEIEKEFLFHIEARDSGVPPLSSNVTVHIIIVDQNDNTPVIVSPWRAHGSVVEDKIPRSTDKGSLVSKVIAIDTDSVQNSRITYQFLQVTDATLFSLDQYNGEIRTMRMFSYRDPRHQRLVVIAKDNGDPALSATVTIKLSTVETAVKAYSDMTEVPLEYDIFSDINLYLVIGLGSVSFLLLITILVTCVLKCQKPMLNKAAPPSRNSVISDRNSTIADSTLVSNDAYWYSLFLAETRKGKLVVRQPVPKAGSRYIVSSLPRSTGLTETSDSAASTLQGSTTTGSSSS, encoded by the coding sequence ATGGAGGCACATTGTGTCCTTCAGCCCTGGAAAAGGTACGTGtcggtttttattttattctctGCCACTATGAACACGTTGTCTGCGGTTACCCATTATTCCATTCCCGAAGAAATGGAGGAAGGCTCTGTTGTTGCTAATCTAGCCGCTGATTTGGGACTGGACGTGAAAACACTGAGTAGACGGAAGATGCGGTTAGACATCATTGCCAATAAGAAATACTTGGATGTGAACAAAGAAACGGGCGAACTGTACATCGTTGAGAAGATAGATCGAGAATATCTCTGCGCTTCTAAAACCGCCACGACTTGTTTTCTGAAATTGGATGCAACAATCGAAAACCCAATACGAATATTCAACATCGAATTGGAAATAATGGATATCAATGACAATGCACCGAGCTTTCGACGAGATTCCATACATCTGGACATATCTGAATCCACGCCAACTGGGGAAAGATTTTCCTTAAACAATGCAGTGGATTCTGATGTCGGTACAAACTCAGTTAAAACGTACTATCTCAGTGAAAGTGAGCATTTTAATATTGAAGTTCAGACTGGGAGAGACGGGTCAAAGTTTGCTGATCTAATTTTGAAAAAGACTTTAGACCGAGAGGAGCAGGCGGTTCATAATCTAATACTCACCGCTGTAGATGGCGGAGTCCCCGCGCGCTCCGGAACAGCCAACATCATTGTTCGCGTGCTGGACACGAATGACAACGCCCCTCAATTTGAAAAGGATAATTACAATATAAACATAATGGAGAACTATCCATTTGGAAGTCTTGTAGTTAAATTAAACGCAACTGATATAGATGATGGTACTAATTCGGACATCGTCTATTCATTTAGTTTGTATACATCAGAAAAGGCTCAAGGAACATTCAGTTTGAACCCAACTAACGGAGAAATCAGAGTAAAAGAAATGATTAATTATGAAGATTTTAGAATCTATGATATGGAAGTCATAGCAACCGACAAGGGGACCAATTCCTTATCAGGACAGTGTAAGTTAACTATTCTAGTCACAGATATGAATGATAATCATCCTGAAATCTCCATCAAATCCTTTCAAAGTCCAGTTAAGGAGGACATAGCAGTAGACACGGTGATAGCAGTAGTCAGTGTCAGCGATAAAGATTCAGGTGACAATGGGATAGTTGATATTCGTATAGCTGATAAATTACCTTTTGCGCTGAGAGAGTCTTCTGATAACTATTACGAGTTGGTAGTTTCAGAGCCTCTGGATCGTGAGAAGGTCCCTGAATATGAAATCACTTTTACGGTAACAGACAGGGGTTCCCCTCCGCTATCTGACAATGAAACTATGACTTTAGAACTACTAGACGTTAACGACAACGTTCCACAGTTCCCCCAGTCGTTCTACACTATTCCCGTTATGGAGAATAACGCACCTGGGGCCTTGCTAAGTTCCCTTACTGCGTTTGATCCAGACCTCCATGAAAACCAGTATCTAGTTTATTTCATCATAGAGAAGGAGATAGTGAACACCTCCATGTCCATGCTGTTCTCCATCAATCCGGAGAACGGTAATCTTTACGCACTAAAGACGTTTGACTATGAGATAGAGAAGGAGTTCCTTTTCCACATTGAGGCCAGAGACTCTGGTGTTCCTCCGCTCAGCAGTAATGTGACTGTCCACATCATTATTGTGGACCAGAACGACAACACCCCGGTCATAGTGTCTCCGTGGCGCGCGCACGGCTCCGTGGTGGAAGATAAGATCCCCAGATCCACCGATAAAGGATCCCTGGTCTCCAAGGTGATAGCCATAGACACGGACTCTGTCCAGAACTCTCGGATTACATACCAGTTTCTACAGGTTACTGACGCTACTCTATTCAGTCTGGACCAATACAACGGAGAGATACGTACTATGAGAATGTTCAGTTACAGAGATCCGCGTCATCAACGGCTGGTTGTCATCGCCAAGGACAACGGGGATCctgctctctctgctacagtTACCATAAAGCTCTCAACAGTGGAGACTGCCGTTAAAGCCTACTCTGACATGACTGAAGTGCCGCTAGAATATGACATATTTTCAGATATAAACCTGTATTTGGTGATCGGCCTGGGCTCAGTGTCCTTTCTGTTATTGATCACCATATTGGTCACCTGTGTGCTGAAATGTCAGAAACCAATGCTCAACAAAGCGGCCCCTCCAAGTAGGAACAGCGTGATCAGTGACAGGAACTCAACCATCGCGGATTCCACCCTGGTCTCCAACGATGCGTACTGGTACAGTCTGTTTCTAGCGGAGACGAGGAAAGGAAAGCTGGTAGTCAGACAGCCTGTGCCAAAGGCGGGTTCCAGATACATCGTGTCCAGTCTACCAAGGAGCACTGGCCTGACAGAGACCAGCGACTCAGCGGCCTCTACTTTGCAA
- the LOC123993300 gene encoding protocadherin alpha-C2-like isoform X2: protein MAEHRIVQPCKRYVSVFLLFSATLNTMYAVTHYSVPEEMEEGSVIANLASDLGLNMNSLSKRKMRLDVIANTKYLDVNKETGELYIVERLDRESLCPTKTATSCFLKMDATIENPIRMFNIELEIMDINDNAPHFRRDTMDLDISESTPVGERFSLNNAVDPDVGSNTVKTYHLSESEHFNIEIQTGRDGAKFADLILKQALDREQQAVHNLILTAVDGGVPARSGTANIIVRVLDTNDNAPKFNTDTYKIDIMENSPIGSLVVQLNATDLDEGTNSEITYSYSLYTSEKTQGTFSLNANNGEITVKEMINYEDFRIYDMEVIATDKGANSLSSQCKLTILVTDMNDNHPEMSIKSFQSPIKENVAIDTVIAVVSVSDKDSGENGIVNIHIADQLPFALRESSDNYYELVVSQPLDREKVPEYDITFTVTDRGSPPLSDNETMTLELLDVNDNVPQFPQSFYTIPVMENNAPGALLSSLTAFDPDLHENQYLVYFIIEKEIVNTSMSMLFSINPENGNLYALKTFDYEIEKEFLFHIEARDSGVPPLNSNVTVHIIIVDQNDNTPVIVSPWRAHGSVVEEKIPRSIDKGSLVSKVIAIDTDSVQNSRITYQFLQVTDATLFSLDQYNGEIRTMRMFSYRDPRHQRLVVIAKDNGDPALSATVTIKLSTVETAVKAYSDMTEVPLEYDIFSDLNLYLVIGLGSVSFLLLITILVTCVLKCQKPMPSKAAPPSRNSVISERNSTIADSTLVSNDAYWYSLFLAETRKGKLVVRQPVPKAGSRYIVSSLPRSTGLTETSDSAASTLQGSTTTGSSSS from the coding sequence ATGGCTGAACATCGCATCGTTCAGCCCTGTAAAAGGTACGTCTCggtctttctccttttctctgccaCCCTGAACACGATGTATGCGGTTACTCACTATTCTGTTCCCGAGGAAATGGAGGAAGGCTCCGTTATTGCTAATCTGGCCTCTGATTTGGGGCTGAACATGAACAGTCTCAGTAAACGCAAGATGCGCTTGGATGTTATTGCCAACACAAAATATCTGGACGTTAACAAAGAGACTGGCGAGCTGTATATCGTCGAACGGTTGGACAGGGAATCTCTTTGTCCAACTAAGACAGCAACATCATGTTTTCTTAAAATGGATGCAACAATTGAAAATCCAATAAGGATGTTCAATATAGAATTAGAAATCATGGATATAAACGACAACGCGCCACATTTTCGACGGGACACAATGGATTTGGATATTTCAGAGTCTACTCCCGTGGGTGAGCGATTCTCTCTGAACAATGCAGTGGACCCGGACGTTGGTAGCAACACTGTTAAAACCTATCACCTAAGTGAGAGTGAACATTTCAATATCGAAATACAGACTGGTAGAGATGGAGCAAAATTTGCTGATTTGATACTGAAACAGGCTTTAGACCGAGAGCAGCAGGCGGTTCATAATCTAATACTCACCGCTGTAGATGGCGGAGTCCCCGCGCGCTCCGGAACAGCCAACATCATTGTTCGGGTTCTGGATACAAATGACAACGCCCCTAAGTTTAATACAGACACGTACAAAATCGATATAATGGAAAACTCTCCAATTGGAAGTCTTGTTGTTCAATTGAATGCAACAGACTTAGATGAGGGCACCAATTCGGAAATAACATATTCATATAGTTTGTATACATCGGAGAAAACGCAAGGCACTTTCAGTTTAAACGCTAACAATGGAGAAATAACGGTAAAAGAAATGATAAATTATGAAGATTTCAGGATTTATGACATGGAAGTCATAGCAACAGATAAAGGAGCGAATTCCTTGTCAAGTCAGTGTAAATTAACAATTTTAGTTACAGATATGAATGACAATCATCCAGAAATGTCTATAAAATCGTTTCAAAGTCCTATAAAGGAAAATGTAGCCATAGACACTGTGATAGCAGTTGTTAGTGTCAGCGATAAAGATTCAGGTGAAAATGGAATCGTCAATATTCACATTGCGGATCAATTACCTTTTGCGCTTCGAGAGTCTTCTGATAACTATTATGAGCTGGTAGTTTCACAACCCCTGGATCGTGAGAAGGTCCCAGAATATGACATAACTTTTACCGTAACAGACAGGGGTTCCCCTCCACTATCTGACAACGAAACTATGACGTTAGAACTACTAGACGTTAACGACAACGTTCCACAGTTCCCCCAGTCGTTCTACACTATACCCGTTATGGAGAATAATGCACCTGGGGCCTTGCTAAGTTCCCTCACTGCGTTTGATCCAGACCTCCATGAAAACCAGTATCTAGTTTATTTCATCATAGAGAAGGAGATAGTGAACACCTCCATGTCCATGCTGTTCTCCATCAATCCGGAGAACGGTAATCTTTACGCACTAAAGACGTTTGACTATGAGATAGAGAAGGAGTTCCTTTTCCACATTGAGGCCAGAGACTCTGGTGTTCCTCCGCTCAACAGTAACGTGACTGTCCACATCATTATTGTGGACCAGAACGACAACACCCCGGTCATAGTGTCTCCGTGGCGCGCGCACGGCTCCGTGGTGGAGGAGAAGATCCCCAGATCCATCGATAAAGGATCCCTTGTTTCCAAGGTGATTGCCATAGACACGGACTCAGTCCAGAACTCTCGGATTACATACCAGTTTCTACAGGTTACTGACGCTACTCTATTCAGTCTGGACCAATACAACGGAGAGATACGTACTATGAGAATGTTCAGTTACAGAGATCCGCGTCATCAACGGCTGGTTGTCATCGCTAAGGACAACGGGGaccctgctctctctgctacagtTACCATAAAGCTCTCAACAGTGGAGACTGCCGTTAAAGCCTACTCTGACATGACTGAAGTGCCTCTAGAATATGACATATTTTCAGACTTAAACCTGTATTTGGTGATCGGCCTGGGCTCAGTGTCCTTTCTGTTATTGATCACAATATTGGTCACCTGTGTGCTGAAGTGTCAGAAACCAATGCCAAGTAAAGCGGCACCTCCCAGTAGGAACAGCGTGATCAGCGAGAGGAACTCGACCATCGCGGATTCCACCCTGGTCTCCAACGATGCCTACTGGTACAGTCTGTTTCTAGCGGAGACGAGGAAAGGAAAGCTGGTAGTCAGACAGCCTGTGCCAAAGGCGGGTTCCAGATACATCGTTTCCAGTCTACCAAGGAGCACTGGCCTGACAGAGACCAGTGACTCAGCAGCCTCTACACTGCAG
- the LOC123993300 gene encoding protocadherin alpha-C2-like isoform X6 has translation MEAHCVLQPWKRYVSVFILFSATMNTLSAVTHYSIPEEMEEGSVVANLAADLGLDVKTLSRRKMRLDIIANKKYLDVNKETGELYIVEKIDREYLCASKTATTCFLKLDATIENPIRIFNIELEIMDINDNAPSFRRDSIHLDISESTPTGERFSLNNAVDSDVGTNSVKTYYLSESEHFNIEVQTGRDGSKFADLILKKTLDREEQAVHNLILTAVDGGVPARSGTANIIVRVLDTNDNAPQFEKDNYNINIMENYPFGSLVVKLNATDIDDGTNSDIVYSFSLYTSEKAQGTFSLNPTNGEIRVKEMINYEDFRIYDMEVIATDKGTNSLSGQCKLTILVTDMNDNHPEISIKSFQSPVKEDIAVDTVIAVVSVSDKDSGDNGIVDIRIADKLPFALRESSDNYYELVVSEPLDREKVPEYEITFTVTDRGSPPLSDNETMTLELLDVNDNVPQFPQSFYTIPVMENNAPGALLSSLTAFDPDLHENQYLVYFIIEKEIVNTSMSMLFSINPENGNLYALKTFDYEIEKEFLFHIEARDSGVPPLSSNVTVHIIIVDQNDNTPVIVSPWRAHGSVVEDKIPRSTDKGSLVSKVIAIDTDSVQNSRITYQFLQVTDATLFSLDQYNGEIRTMRMFSYRDPRHQRLVVIAKDNGDPALSATVTIKLSTVETAVKAYSDMTEVPLEYDIFSDINLYLVIGLGSVSFLLLITILVTCVLKCQKPMLNKAAPPSRNSVISDRNSTIADSTLVSNDAYWYSLFLAETRKGKLVVRQPVPKAGSRYIVSSLPRSTGLTETSDSAASTLQYPK, from the coding sequence ATGGAGGCACATTGTGTCCTTCAGCCCTGGAAAAGGTACGTGtcggtttttattttattctctGCCACTATGAACACGTTGTCTGCGGTTACCCATTATTCCATTCCCGAAGAAATGGAGGAAGGCTCTGTTGTTGCTAATCTAGCCGCTGATTTGGGACTGGACGTGAAAACACTGAGTAGACGGAAGATGCGGTTAGACATCATTGCCAATAAGAAATACTTGGATGTGAACAAAGAAACGGGCGAACTGTACATCGTTGAGAAGATAGATCGAGAATATCTCTGCGCTTCTAAAACCGCCACGACTTGTTTTCTGAAATTGGATGCAACAATCGAAAACCCAATACGAATATTCAACATCGAATTGGAAATAATGGATATCAATGACAATGCACCGAGCTTTCGACGAGATTCCATACATCTGGACATATCTGAATCCACGCCAACTGGGGAAAGATTTTCCTTAAACAATGCAGTGGATTCTGATGTCGGTACAAACTCAGTTAAAACGTACTATCTCAGTGAAAGTGAGCATTTTAATATTGAAGTTCAGACTGGGAGAGACGGGTCAAAGTTTGCTGATCTAATTTTGAAAAAGACTTTAGACCGAGAGGAGCAGGCGGTTCATAATCTAATACTCACCGCTGTAGATGGCGGAGTCCCCGCGCGCTCCGGAACAGCCAACATCATTGTTCGCGTGCTGGACACGAATGACAACGCCCCTCAATTTGAAAAGGATAATTACAATATAAACATAATGGAGAACTATCCATTTGGAAGTCTTGTAGTTAAATTAAACGCAACTGATATAGATGATGGTACTAATTCGGACATCGTCTATTCATTTAGTTTGTATACATCAGAAAAGGCTCAAGGAACATTCAGTTTGAACCCAACTAACGGAGAAATCAGAGTAAAAGAAATGATTAATTATGAAGATTTTAGAATCTATGATATGGAAGTCATAGCAACCGACAAGGGGACCAATTCCTTATCAGGACAGTGTAAGTTAACTATTCTAGTCACAGATATGAATGATAATCATCCTGAAATCTCCATCAAATCCTTTCAAAGTCCAGTTAAGGAGGACATAGCAGTAGACACGGTGATAGCAGTAGTCAGTGTCAGCGATAAAGATTCAGGTGACAATGGGATAGTTGATATTCGTATAGCTGATAAATTACCTTTTGCGCTGAGAGAGTCTTCTGATAACTATTACGAGTTGGTAGTTTCAGAGCCTCTGGATCGTGAGAAGGTCCCTGAATATGAAATCACTTTTACGGTAACAGACAGGGGTTCCCCTCCGCTATCTGACAATGAAACTATGACTTTAGAACTACTAGACGTTAACGACAACGTTCCACAGTTCCCCCAGTCGTTCTACACTATTCCCGTTATGGAGAATAACGCACCTGGGGCCTTGCTAAGTTCCCTTACTGCGTTTGATCCAGACCTCCATGAAAACCAGTATCTAGTTTATTTCATCATAGAGAAGGAGATAGTGAACACCTCCATGTCCATGCTGTTCTCCATCAATCCGGAGAACGGTAATCTTTACGCACTAAAGACGTTTGACTATGAGATAGAGAAGGAGTTCCTTTTCCACATTGAGGCCAGAGACTCTGGTGTTCCTCCGCTCAGCAGTAATGTGACTGTCCACATCATTATTGTGGACCAGAACGACAACACCCCGGTCATAGTGTCTCCGTGGCGCGCGCACGGCTCCGTGGTGGAAGATAAGATCCCCAGATCCACCGATAAAGGATCCCTGGTCTCCAAGGTGATAGCCATAGACACGGACTCTGTCCAGAACTCTCGGATTACATACCAGTTTCTACAGGTTACTGACGCTACTCTATTCAGTCTGGACCAATACAACGGAGAGATACGTACTATGAGAATGTTCAGTTACAGAGATCCGCGTCATCAACGGCTGGTTGTCATCGCCAAGGACAACGGGGATCctgctctctctgctacagtTACCATAAAGCTCTCAACAGTGGAGACTGCCGTTAAAGCCTACTCTGACATGACTGAAGTGCCGCTAGAATATGACATATTTTCAGATATAAACCTGTATTTGGTGATCGGCCTGGGCTCAGTGTCCTTTCTGTTATTGATCACCATATTGGTCACCTGTGTGCTGAAATGTCAGAAACCAATGCTCAACAAAGCGGCCCCTCCAAGTAGGAACAGCGTGATCAGTGACAGGAACTCAACCATCGCGGATTCCACCCTGGTCTCCAACGATGCGTACTGGTACAGTCTGTTTCTAGCGGAGACGAGGAAAGGAAAGCTGGTAGTCAGACAGCCTGTGCCAAAGGCGGGTTCCAGATACATCGTGTCCAGTCTACCAAGGAGCACTGGCCTGACAGAGACCAGCGACTCAGCGGCCTCTACTTTGCAA